The genomic region GGTGACTTCCTCCTTCTCCTTCTGCAGCTGATCGCCGCGCTTCTTGGCCTTGACGTGCTCACGCTCGACCCTTTTCATCTCGCCTAGCAGTTCGCTATACTTTCTCTGCAAGATGTCCATCTTGCTATTGTGGGGTTCAAGCGTATTCAATAGCTGGGACAGATCTCGGTTCGCCTTTTTGACTTCGGCCTCGATCTCAGCCGTGGCGCTGGACTCCTCGTGAGATTGGCCCTCCAGCTGGGAGATCTTGGATAGCAGGGCCTTGTGCGCATCCGTTGGGTCAGGCGCATTGTTTCCACCCTTCTGGCCCTTGCCCTTGCCTTTCACGGGAGCAGGTGCATTGGTCGGAGGTGGAGGTGGAGCAGCGACGGAGGCATCGGGGGAGGGGTACTCGACGGTGGAGGCAGGCGAGTGGCGGGATGGttgctgctgctgcgcgTGTTGCTGCTGGCGGGCGACTGCAGCCATTTCTGCAGAAGGTTTGTGGCAGAGCGCTATCTCTGCCTTCGTAGGCTGTATTCGGTCTTCGCAAAGGTAATCCCGCTCACGCAGATTCGTCCCGCTTGGCTGCCAGTCTGGGGTCGCAGGCGGCAGACTTCATCGACACACCGGAGTCGAAAGCCCTCCTCTCGGGCGGCGAACAGATCTTTCCTGCCGCGCGGAGTTCCAGCCCAGTGTCCCGGTAGTTCTATGCCGATTGAGGGAGCGGTCGGTACAGTCTATATGGCGGGTGTGGAGTTGGGCGGCACTGGTGGATGCGGTCGGCGCTGGGTATGCGTATGGGGCCTCGACGACGGCTCTCGGTGTCGTATGCGCAGAGAGACTGCGAGAAGTCAGTGATGCGCAACACGATTGGATCGCTTGAGCACGATCCACACCATGCCCGATACAGATCCAGTTGGGAGCGTCATCTCGGACCAGACCAGATCAGACATTCCATCTCATCGTCCCTCTCGACATTCACGCCCACCGTTTGGTACTGCAGTCGCTCGTTCCATCCATGTTGAGCACACTGCGGGCTGCGCGCTCTCGCATCGTTCTGCCGCTCCAGCGCCCTCGAACGAGCCCACTGCAGCGAAAGTACGCCTCCGTCACCGAACTCAGCAGCTTGCCTCAGCCAGGCGATCGCCTTCACGGCTTCACCCTCAAGCGATCAGAACATGTCGCCGAGCTACAGCTATCAGCGCTGCACTTCCAGCATGACAGAACAGGCGCAGACTACCTGCACGTAGCAAGAGATGACGATAACAATGTCTTTGGCATCGGCTTCAAGACCAACCCGCCCAACGCCACTGGCGTGCCACACATCCTCGAGCACACGACACTATGCGGATCGGAAAAGTACGTTAGCCTGGGATAGTCACAGGTAAGATGTAGGCTGATGATGGTCGGTAGGTACCCTGTGAGGGATCCCTTCTTCAAGATGATGCCTCGTTCCCTTCAAAATTTCATGAATGCCTTTACCTCGGCCGACCATACCACCTACCCCTTTGCTACTACCAATGCACAGGACTTCAAGAATCTGATGGGCGTCTACCTCGACGCGACCCTACACCCACTGCTCAAAGAGACCGACTTCGTGCAAGAAGGATGGAGAATTGGACCGGAGAACCCGCAGGCAGAAGCAGAGGACGACAAGGGAAGCGATCTGGTGTTCAAGGGTGTTGTCTACAACGAGATGAAGGGCCAGATCTCAGACGCGAGATACCTTTTCTACATCCGCTTCATGGAGCACATCTTCCCGTCCATCAACAACAGCGGGGGAGACCCTGCCAAAATGCCCGACCTTACCTACGAGCAGCTGAAGACCTTCCATGCCGAGCACTATCATCCAAGCAACAGCAAGATCGTCACGTACGGCGATCAACCTGTTGAAGACCATCTTCGCTTCCTTGGTGAGCAGCTGGCGAGCTTCACCAGGCAAGACACGGATGCAGATATCAAGACCGCCGACCTGCTTGATGGCCCCAAGAGCGTTACCGTCAAAGGTCCCATCGATACCATGACATCGCCCGACTCGCAGTATAAGACATCCGTGACTTGGCTTACCTGCGACCCCAACGACAATGACGAGGGCACTGGACTAAGCATTGCCCTGGACCTACTCCTTGATGGCTATGGCTCACCATTGTATCGTGCTCTGATCGAGTCTGGCCTTGGCAGCGACTTCTCGCCCAATACTGGTCTTCTCACACAAGGTCGAAGAGGCATCTTCTCTGTGGGTCTGAGTGGTGTCAAGGAAGAGAACGTGCCCAAGGTTAAGGAAGCCATATTCGAGGCCATTCGAGATGCGATTGCGCAAGGCTTCGACGAGAAGAAAGTGGACGGCTTTCTGCACCAGATGGAGCTTAGTCTGAAACATAAAAAAGCAAACTTTGGTCTAGGCGCGGTGCAACGACTGATCCGGAAGTGGTTCAATGGCGCAGACCCATACGAAGAACTCGCCATAAAGAAAGCCCTTGACACATTCAAGGCAAACTATGCTCAGCCTGGTTATCTCGAGGGTCTGCTCAAGAAGTATCTCCTGGTCGACAATACCTTCTCATTCACCATGACGCCGAGCACGACGTATGCTGCTGAGCTCGCCGAAGAGGAAGCCACTCGACTCAAGACCAAGATCTCAGAGGCGGTCAAATCCTATCCAAATGAGCAAGAAGCATACAAGCAGCTGCGTGAAAGGGAACTTGCTCTGGTCAAGGAGCAAGATGCTGGCCGAACAGCGTCGCTTGACAGCCTGCCCACGCTCAGGGTCACAGACATCCCGCGCGAGAAGCCGGAAATTCAGGTGAGAGATGGCACAGTTGATGGCGTCAAAGTGCAGTTCAGAGAAACCGCGACCAATGGCCTGACGTATTTCCGCGCGCTGGCACTTTTCAAGGACCTACCTGATGAGCTTCGTATGCTGGTACCTCTCTTCACAGACAGCATAATGCGAATCGGCACCAAGGACAAGACTATGGAAGAAATTGAGACTTTGCTCAAGCTGAAGACAGGTGGCATGAGCTTTGGGCACCACCTTACTAGCTCTGCGTATGACACCCAAAAGGTCGAAGAAGGGTTATCAATCTCCGGCTCTGCCTTTGATGGCAACATACCAGCTCTGTACGAGCTGATCCAGACGGTCTTGCTTGAGACCGACTTCGACTCACCTCAAGCAGCGAAAATGATTAAGCAACTTCTACAGACCGATGCCAGCGGTGCGGTTGATGGCATTGCATCGAGTGGTCACGCCTACGCGATGAAGTATGCCGAATCAGGATTGTCGCCTTCGCTGAGAATGGCAGAGCAGTCTGGCGGCTTGACCCAAGTGAAGCTCATCACAGCTCTTGCAGCAGCAGAAGACAATACCGAGGCGATGAACGAGCTCATTTCAAAATTGAAGACAATCCAATCCCTCGTGGTCGCAAACATGCGTGCTGGATCAATGCGTGTGGCACTCACCTGCGGTGCAGACGCCGCCTCCGCCAACGGATCCGCCGTACAAAAGTTCCTAACCACCACCAGCAAATACAACCTCCCAACCCCAGCATCCATCGCCACTGGCCATAGTCCCCACGACCTCAGCACCCACCAAAAAACCCTCTTCAACCTCCCCTACCAAGTCTCCTACTCCGCCATCGCAATCCCCACAGGCCCTTATTCCGACCCCTCCACCGCGCCCATCGCCATCCTCGCCAAACTCCTCACACACAAACACCTCCACCCGGAAATCCGCGAGAAGGGCGGCGCCTATGGCGCCGGCGCGTACAGTAAGAGTACCAACGGCACCTTTGGGATGTACTCCTACCGCGACCCGAACCCGACGAATACTCTCCGAATATACCAGGAAGCAGCGCAGTGGGCGGCTGAACAGGAGTATTCGGAGCGTGAGATGGAGGAGGCGAAGCTTTCGGTTTTTCAGGGTATGGATGCGCCGAGGAGTATTACGAGTGAGGGGATGGATAGGTTTTTGGTGGGGATTGATCATGAACTTCAGCAGAAGAGGAGGCAGTGGTTGTTGGATGTTAATGCTGCTGATGTTAGAGAGGCTGCGCAGAGGGTTGCGAAGGCGGTTGAGGAGAGGGGGAGGGTGGTTGTGTTGGGGGATGCGGGGAAGCAATCGTTCCACAAGGAAGATGGGTGGAAGGTTGAGGATATGGGGTTGGCGAAGGAGCAGCCTGGGGAAGTGGTTGGGGAGGTGAAGGCGAAGTTGTAGAGTAGATCGGGTTAGATGGAATGTGGTGGTGGGATGTGTATGTACATTTGTGAGAATACCCTGCCCTCTGTGCTGATATGAGGGTGTATAGATGCAGCTCGAGATACACCACGTCAACAGACTCATGCCACTGCCGTCGCTCATTGTACAAGGATGGATGGCATGGACGAGAGGTTGGCGGCTTATGCCAAGATTAGGGGACCGTCTATGGCGGTGGAGGCCAGGAGGTGAATGCAGACTGGCCACGGATACATGGCAGAATCTATTGGTCAAGGAGTGAATGAGAGCATACACGCCGCACATCCGGTGTTCAAACAGCAGGCGTGCATTGTCATTGGAGGATAAGCAGGCGGTAGTCGAGGCTTGGCTTGTGATTGCTGCAAAAGTGAGCTGCCGGCCGCCACTCACGAGTGCTTTTTGGAGTCATGGTTATAAGACTCTACTTCGCATCTCTTCCAGCGCCATTCTGCAACATCAATTCAGGCGTTCTCAACCACCAACACCGAACAGGTTGCCTGTCCTCTGCAGCACCCTCGGTCGACTGCGACTGCTACAGACTTGCATCGTATATCCGCGCTGACGGAGTATAGTGTTCTCTCAATCGACACCGGAACATCACCAGAAGCGCAGTCAGGCTGAAGATCCATCGACAAGCTCAAGCAACCTTCAGCATCGACTCTGGCCCACGATGCCAGCTTTCTCCTATCCTCCAGGTGTGACCAAATGGACATGGCCCGGCGGCTACCGGCTCGTAGCAAACGACACGGCTATAAGGATGGATGGCAACGGTGCGACATTCCCCATCTCGGAGCTGTGCGTGCAGTGTCAGATCGCGTTCTTGCGAACCAGAGAGGATGAAATGCGCGATCTCTTTGAGTGGGAGGATGAAGATACTGTCTACCTTCCCTTGTGCAGGAGGTGTCAAGGCCATGTGGACGGAAGCAGGAACTCGAAGGCCGGTCGAACAGTAATGGAGGCATGTCGAGAGTGCTGTACCGCTCTCTCCGCAGCCAGTCATTTGGAGGGGAGGAAGTCGATCGACATGCTCTGCGGACATTGCAGTTAGTATCCTATTGTGGTTTTGGGTGGAGCCCCATCGCCATTACTACTGCCAGCGCATGACGCGCTTCACAACGCGAAAGGGTCAGGATTTGGGCTAGACGAGGCGTCGCTCAACGTTATCGAGTCTTCTGCAAAACGACGCACCCAGGAAGTGTGTCCCGCCATCGGCCCTGCCGGACAAGATTCGCAGCTCTTCCCATTCGCCAATGCTGTGTATGGTCACTCATCCGAGAAGGAGACAACCCCGTCTAAAAGGAGCCATGGCGGCACCTCAGACCTGATGCTCGGCTTGAGGAACCGTACATCAGCCACGACAGCCTTTCTGCTCGGTGCCACCGACTCCGATGACACAAGTACGGAAAGCCAGTCCTTATTCCAGCCTTTACCATTGGATGAAGATGATACCGAGAGTGTCGCGTCGTGGGAAGACTGGGGCGCATCGACTGTCGAGCTGTCCATGGTGTCCAACGACCTGATTCAAGCGGGTGAGCTAGCAGGAGCAGTGTCCTTCGAGCGAGCGAGACAAACAGAGTCCGTAGCAAGCACGAGAGAAGGCCCGGAGCCAAAGCAGCAAGTTCGAGTGCAGCTGGAGCGACTCAACACAGCCACGGAGCGTAACATTTTCCTCTCCGGCCTCCCCCAGCATGTCAATCGTGGACGCAGTCGTCGAATTCGTAGACCGTTGGACACACCGCCGAGGAATCTTCCTCTGCGAAAATGTGCAGAGCAGATCCTTCGACCTTGCCGAACAGATTCTCGATTCTGGCGCACTGTCATCCGCGATCAGGGGCCTCCGCGCGGTGGTGACACGGCTGCACATCCGGCATCACCCAGATCATCGAACGAGTGACTCGATAGCAGCAAAGGATCCGGAGTCATTCCTGCGCAGGATGGTCGAACTCCGCGAGACTGGATTGTGCTATGCCCTAGCCGACGACGAACTGCGTGCATTATACACCCAGGTCGTCGCCTCTCCTGGCAAGCCACGTCTTCAAGGCAGAATTGTCTACAACGAGAAGAACTTCACGGTTCCCGGGTACTTCGTCACGCCCTTGCGGAGCATGAGCCCTTTGCGCATATGCAAGGACGCTCTGCCAAGTGTTTGCAGTCTGGAGGAATTGCGCGATACTTTTGGAGTTCCGATTTGGAAACCTGGGAGGTCTGGACATGTGTTTGCTTATCGCTGTGCCAAGAAGGAGACTCTTGAGAAGATGCAGCAGTCCCGCTGGCGCTTACTATCGAGCTGTGGACAGAGCTTTCAGCAGTGAGCAAACATGTTCAATATGGATCAGACCACCACCACAACGACAACCATGAACGAGCCAGACGCCAAGAGAGTGAGGCTCGACCCCTCCATCGATCTGCTCTTCTCGCAAGCATCCTCGTCCCGCTCCAACAGCTCCGGCACGCCAGAAACAGAACCAGACCCACTGCACCTATCTCGCCGCTTCGCAACCGGCCTGAACGAGAGGTGCTGGGACGATCCATGCAATGCACACTTCCACCCGACCTACCGGGCGCTGCACGACAATGTCAAGACCGAGATCACCCACGAGCAAGAGCACATGATGCATCGGGCGCTTTGTGCGCAGTTCCCGGATTTCCATATGGAGATCCTGAGCGAGTCGATAGATATGAACGAGATGGCGGGTACGGCGATTGTCTGGTTGTTCATCCGCGTGACGGGCACGTTGCCGGGTGTCCAGCGGGATGCGATTGGCGTGTTTCGGTGGAAGAAAGAGCGTGGCAAGTGGTGGTGCGTGTACCACGCTGGGCTCCGGGAGCCTATGGCAGTGTACTAAGCGCGTGGTCGTATCATGATGGATGAGGATGGCGAGTGTACTTGGGTAGCTGCTGCCGCCGAGACGATGTGCTAGAGGTCGCGTTTGCTCCTTGCTGGCAGGCTAATCCCGAGCCGCCCAACGAGCTCAAGAGCATATTTCCGGTACTGTCGACCAGTTGTTGTCGTCCAGCCGTTGTCCAGATACCGTTCAGCGCTCTTATAAGCGGCTTCATGCGATAGTGGACTATTCATGTCCTGTGGGCCAGGCGAAAGCAGGATAATGACGACTGAACAGGCAAAACTATGCAAAGGAAACGATCGGCCGTGTTTGTGCAAGAACCGAAGGGTGATGTGCGTTGCGGCGTTCAATATATCCATTGCTTCCTGGGATCATGAAGCCCTGGTGGGCCCGGGCAAGATCTAGCGCTTCGAACTCTAAACGACCAACACCACACCGGAATCAGCATGCATGTGCCTAACTCCCGTTCAACATCATCTGCTTCATGATATGGGCGTGAAGTCTACCTCATACTGAAGGTGACATTACTTTCCCATCCATGAAAGTACCGAACTCATGACCCGCCTGCCCTCCAGTGGTGCCACCATTCACCACATCCTTCCCAATGCGAGGCACACTTTCCATGGCTTTCTTGTCCGACTGCCTTGCGACGAACGATATGCAGTCACTCAGAGCCTACTTAGTTCTTGCGGTACTGTCATGCCCAAGCACTTGTCCATGATCACTCCATTTGTACGGGCGAGGCAGGTCGACGCTCCCGCGAACGACTTCAGTCTAGCAACACGTTTCTTGCAAACGGCGTCCGGAACCGTTGCATTGTCTGAATCGGGATCCCAAGACTAATGCCCATTGTGGTCAGCGACGTGACTGACACTAGGCCACTTTCTTGTCCAATTGCCGACCGGACTAAGCCCACAGCCTAGCTGGTCTACAGCGAGTGCTCGTGTAGCTCGCATGTCTCACTGTATGCTCGACATTTGGCGTGAATAATACGACAGGACTCGCGACTTGACGGTCGCCACGACTTGAGCTGATTAGTTGCTGTCCCAGACAACTCTCTCCAACTACGACTCGTTGTGCAAGGATCTTGTGTCCCCATCACCGCACCAGCTAGAGACGGTGGCAAGCCATAACGCGATGCGCTACATAGTGTCGGTAACAATATCATCGACTGAAGCGATCTGCCGTGAGATATCCAATCAATGGGCATACTATGGGGAAGCATCTCACAACGCCTTCGGGACATGAGCTCGGATCAAATGGCGCCAAGTCTGTGGGACCACTACTCGCCTTGTTCGGAAAGGAACGATTCATCACTGTGGCCTTGTTAAGCGAAGGGTAGCTTCGAAGGCACCGAGAGCGAGCGTTAGTCGTACCGAAGGGAGCTTGCGACCGTAGGTCCACTCCGTAGCGAGCGAAAGTGTCTAGAAAGCTCCCGTAGCGATAACTACAATCGTACGCGGTCTCTACCTTCCTCGTAGTGTATAGAGGCCCTCCGCAGGAGCATAGGGGTCTAGGGTTTCCCTAGCCGCCGGAGGTATTATATATTCGTAATAAGGtaaatagtagtagtaaataGCCGGAGCGGAGCGTAGGCGCACGTGTACATATATAGGGTAGAGAGATTACTTAAGGCGCAAGCTCTTATTAGTTATAACTAATTAACTTATAAATTCGTAATttgtaagggcgcgcgtaccgtagggtccgaatgagagagttgttgttctacgaagctacgaaagaggagcgcgaggcgcggcgaagttataaagcaaagccaagccgcgctaacccgatgcggaaggtccgcggttcacccgggccgacgcagctgcagtgaggggtcgcgggctgcccgtgacagTATCCCCCCTCTCAAAACGCGTCTCAGTCCTCTGAGCGTTGTCCATCTTGTGCAGCCACTTGCCCGTGCTGCTCCATAACCGTGCGAAAGTCCAATCATCCTCTAATGCCTTGTCATCGTCCAGTAACACATCTGTATCCAGTCCATCTGTAACCAGCCCATCCGCGACCGGCTCCCTTCGAGAAATGCTTGGGGGGACCCAATCAGATGGAGCTGCGAAGCCTGCAGGCGTggacaactccggccggttatggTGAAAGTCTGCAACA from Fulvia fulva chromosome 10, complete sequence harbors:
- a CDS encoding Mitochondrial presequence protease — its product is MLSTLRAARSRIVLPLQRPRTSPLQRKYASVTELSSLPQPGDRLHGFTLKRSEHVAELQLSALHFQHDRTGADYLHVARDDDNNVFGIGFKTNPPNATGVPHILEHTTLCGSEKYPVRDPFFKMMPRSLQNFMNAFTSADHTTYPFATTNAQDFKNLMGVYLDATLHPLLKETDFVQEGWRIGPENPQAEAEDDKGSDLVFKGVVYNEMKGQISDARYLFYIRFMEHIFPSINNSGGDPAKMPDLTYEQLKTFHAEHYHPSNSKIVTYGDQPVEDHLRFLGEQLASFTRQDTDADIKTADLLDGPKSVTVKGPIDTMTSPDSQYKTSVTWLTCDPNDNDEGTGLSIALDLLLDGYGSPLYRALIESGLGSDFSPNTGLLTQGRRGIFSVGLSGVKEENVPKVKEAIFEAIRDAIAQGFDEKKVDGFLHQMELSLKHKKANFGLGAVQRLIRKWFNGADPYEELAIKKALDTFKANYAQPGYLEGLLKKYLLVDNTFSFTMTPSTTYAAELAEEEATRLKTKISEAVKSYPNEQEAYKQLRERELALVKEQDAGRTASLDSLPTLRVTDIPREKPEIQVRDGTVDGVKVQFRETATNGLTYFRALALFKDLPDELRMLVPLFTDSIMRIGTKDKTMEEIETLLKLKTGGMSFGHHLTSSAYDTQKVEEGLSISGSAFDGNIPALYELIQTVLLETDFDSPQAAKMIKQLLQTDASGAVDGIASSGHAYAMKYAESGLSPSLRMAEQSGGLTQVKLITALAAAEDNTEAMNELISKLKTIQSLVVANMRAGSMRVALTCGADAASANGSAVQKFLTTTSKYNLPTPASIATGHSPHDLSTHQKTLFNLPYQVSYSAIAIPTGPYSDPSTAPIAILAKLLTHKHLHPEIREKGGAYGAGAYSKSTNGTFGMYSYRDPNPTNTLRIYQEAAQWAAEQEYSEREMEEAKLSVFQGMDAPRSITSEGMDRFLVGIDHELQQKRRQWLLDVNAADVREAAQRVAKAVEERGRVVVLGDAGKQSFHKEDGWKVEDMGLAKEQPGEVVGEVKAKL